One window of the Runella slithyformis DSM 19594 genome contains the following:
- a CDS encoding serine hydrolase: protein MRTKWFLALFCGPLSISSGYAQYTPVRLKTLDSALTVMHQRASFSGAVLVAENGKILYNKALGIADPTTQEPLKTTSAFNLASVSKQFVAMMVMMLKEKGKLRFDEKVQKYLPDFPYPNISIRHLLTHTGGLPEYFDLALKYNNTLDTLTNDKLLQLLKIHRPKVHFEPGEKWEYNNTGYVMLASIIEKAAGMPVEDFFRQQITKPLGMNDTYMYSLRMKESPANRVYGYQRKNGRNMPNDLMRLDGVLGDGNAYSSAEDLLKWDRALYARPLVSAATWQEAITPVKLTNGKTYPYGFAWFIENDGKLLSHTGSWVGFFNEIIRNVEKKQTIIILSNSSDATVRKVVKDVLAGKVPNLPKTELISNVILIDGTGAAAQKTAVRLKNDRIWEVADLTPFPGEAVTDGRGMTLAPGFIDSHSHHFGGLEEHPEGIAALNQGITTIVTGQDGGSTPMDTIQHFFKKRPVAINVATYTGHSTLRAKVMGAKSLYRTAKPGEVEKMKVLLRDEMKKGSLGLATGLEYESAFFSNRDEVLELAKVAAEFGGRYMSHIRSEDINFDEALEEIIEIGKQTKMPVQVSHIKIAKRDQWGQAPEVLAKLQKARAEGVNITADCYPYDFWNSTLRVLFPNRDYTNLKSAELAVTQLCDPEKSVVVRFAPNTQYAGKTLSQIAAVRRETPAQTLMALIALAAEFEEKNPEYNGGIEAIMGKSMDEPDVADFLRWPHTNICSDGAWRGHPRGHGTFTRILGSYVRDKKIMPLETAIHKMTGLTAEHLGLTDRGIAQPGYYADLVLFDPETVKDNANIQNPTALSSGIEKVWVNGEVVYQSQKTTGKLPGVFIKRTN from the coding sequence ATGAGAACAAAATGGTTTTTAGCGCTATTCTGCGGGCCGTTGAGTATATCCTCAGGATATGCTCAATACACACCGGTAAGGTTGAAAACGCTGGATTCGGCCTTAACGGTGATGCACCAACGGGCGTCTTTCAGCGGGGCGGTGCTGGTAGCTGAAAATGGAAAGATTTTGTATAACAAAGCGTTGGGCATAGCCGATCCCACCACGCAGGAGCCGCTCAAAACCACCTCTGCGTTTAATCTGGCTTCGGTGTCAAAACAGTTTGTGGCCATGATGGTCATGATGCTGAAAGAAAAAGGGAAGCTTCGTTTTGATGAGAAGGTCCAAAAATATTTGCCCGATTTTCCCTATCCCAACATAAGCATCCGCCACCTGCTTACCCATACGGGCGGGCTGCCCGAATACTTTGATTTGGCCCTCAAATACAACAATACCCTTGATACGCTCACCAATGATAAGCTTCTTCAATTATTGAAAATCCACCGGCCTAAGGTACATTTTGAGCCCGGAGAAAAATGGGAATACAATAATACCGGCTACGTAATGCTGGCTTCGATCATTGAAAAAGCGGCTGGCATGCCGGTAGAGGATTTCTTCAGACAGCAGATCACCAAGCCGCTGGGGATGAATGATACCTACATGTATAGCCTCCGGATGAAAGAGTCACCGGCGAATCGCGTCTATGGCTATCAGCGTAAAAATGGCCGTAATATGCCCAATGACCTGATGCGGCTCGATGGGGTGTTGGGCGACGGAAACGCCTATTCCTCCGCAGAAGACCTGCTGAAATGGGACCGGGCGTTGTATGCCCGTCCATTGGTCAGTGCTGCCACGTGGCAGGAGGCCATTACCCCCGTTAAACTGACCAATGGAAAGACCTATCCTTATGGATTTGCGTGGTTTATTGAAAATGACGGAAAGCTTTTGTCTCACACGGGCAGCTGGGTAGGTTTTTTCAATGAGATCATCAGAAACGTAGAAAAAAAGCAAACGATCATTATTCTTTCCAACTCTTCAGACGCAACGGTGCGAAAAGTGGTGAAAGATGTGTTGGCGGGAAAAGTGCCGAATTTGCCCAAAACGGAATTGATCTCGAATGTTATACTCATTGACGGTACCGGCGCTGCCGCTCAAAAAACGGCTGTACGCCTTAAAAACGATCGAATTTGGGAAGTAGCGGACTTAACACCCTTTCCCGGTGAAGCCGTAACGGATGGAAGAGGAATGACGCTCGCTCCCGGGTTTATTGACAGCCACAGCCATCATTTTGGCGGATTGGAAGAGCATCCTGAGGGCATAGCGGCATTAAATCAGGGAATTACGACCATTGTGACCGGACAGGACGGCGGCAGCACACCGATGGATACGATACAGCATTTTTTCAAAAAACGTCCCGTAGCCATCAACGTAGCCACCTACACCGGACATTCGACCCTACGGGCCAAAGTGATGGGAGCCAAGAGTTTATACCGAACCGCCAAGCCCGGGGAAGTGGAAAAAATGAAGGTTTTGCTTCGCGACGAAATGAAAAAAGGCTCGCTGGGCCTGGCAACGGGATTGGAATACGAATCAGCCTTTTTCTCCAATCGCGACGAAGTACTGGAATTGGCCAAAGTGGCGGCGGAATTCGGCGGACGGTACATGAGCCACATCCGCAGTGAAGATATCAACTTCGATGAAGCCCTGGAAGAGATCATCGAAATCGGGAAACAGACCAAAATGCCCGTGCAGGTATCGCACATTAAAATCGCCAAACGTGACCAATGGGGGCAAGCCCCCGAGGTATTGGCCAAGCTGCAAAAAGCCCGTGCCGAAGGGGTAAACATCACCGCCGATTGTTATCCGTATGATTTTTGGAATTCTACGTTACGGGTGCTGTTTCCCAATCGTGATTATACCAATCTCAAAAGTGCCGAATTGGCCGTGACGCAACTTTGTGACCCCGAGAAATCAGTGGTGGTACGATTTGCGCCCAATACGCAGTATGCCGGCAAAACACTGTCGCAAATTGCAGCCGTTCGCCGCGAAACACCGGCCCAAACCCTCATGGCGCTGATCGCTCTCGCGGCAGAGTTTGAGGAAAAAAATCCCGAGTATAACGGCGGCATTGAGGCCATCATGGGTAAGTCCATGGATGAACCCGATGTGGCCGATTTCCTGCGGTGGCCGCATACCAACATCTGCTCCGATGGGGCCTGGCGCGGGCATCCCCGTGGGCACGGCACCTTTACGCGGATATTGGGCAGCTATGTGCGGGACAAAAAAATCATGCCGTTGGAAACGGCCATTCATAAAATGACGGGGCTGACGGCCGAGCATTTGGGCCTCACCGACCGGGGCATTGCGCAGCCGGGCTACTATGCCGATTTGGTGCTGTTCGATCCTGAAACCGTCAAAGACAACGCCAACATTCAGAATCCCACAGCGCTTTCGTCAGGCATTGAAAAAGTATGGGTCAATGGCGAAGTCGTGTATCAATCACAAAAAACAACGGGGAAACTTCCCGGCGTATTCATCAAACGAACAAATTAA
- a CDS encoding Lrp/AsnC family transcriptional regulator, with the protein MLDETDVRILASLQQNAKLTIKELAEELHLTTSPVFERMKRLEKDGYITGYVALVNPEKVGRGQVVFCNVSMPVYTTENIEAFEKIVRQMPQVMECYHLAGMVDYQLKVLVKDIKEYDTFLKTFAEIPMVKVHSSVVVLHDVKYSTEIPLG; encoded by the coding sequence ATGCTTGACGAAACCGACGTTCGTATTTTGGCATCGCTGCAACAAAATGCCAAGCTGACTATCAAAGAATTGGCCGAAGAACTGCATCTGACCACCTCTCCCGTTTTTGAACGTATGAAACGACTGGAAAAAGACGGCTACATCACCGGTTACGTTGCCTTGGTCAACCCCGAAAAGGTCGGACGCGGACAGGTCGTTTTCTGCAATGTCTCCATGCCGGTCTATACCACCGAAAATATCGAAGCTTTTGAAAAGATCGTTCGACAAATGCCGCAGGTGATGGAATGTTATCATTTGGCAGGTATGGTAGATTACCAACTGAAAGTACTCGTCAAAGACATTAAAGAATACGATACCTTTCTCAAAACTTTTGCCGAAATCCCCATGGTGAAAGTTCACAGCAGCGTAGTGGTACTCCACGATGTAAAATATTCGACCGAAATCCCCTTAGGATAA
- a CDS encoding amidohydrolase family protein has protein sequence MKKLFTLLITLSVCSFVKAQTPTFPRNGVYDERPEMYAFTNATIYADARTVLENATLLIKNGVIVGVGKDLQIPNGTVVTDLKGRRIYPALIDMESDYGMPEVRRTQGAGRGAPQQIESNKKGAYGWNQALNPETEAGKLFTVNNTNADEMRKLGFATVLTHHHDGIMRGSGALVTLATDSENSVIVRSPVSAHLSFSKGTSGQQYPNSPMGAMALLRQTYYDAEWYKTTGKNVEYNISLEAVSTLSSLPTIFEATDKWSLLRADKLGDEFKTQYIFRGNGDEYQRIDEIKATGGSLIVPLNFPAAFDVEDVWDADNVSLAEMKHWEMAPANAAALEKAGVTFALTSALLKTKTDFWTNLRKAIEHGLSETKALEALTTVPAQLLQCGDKVGSLKTGAWANFIITSGNLFSADNVIFENWIRGKKYIINNLNQTDIRGTYALTLDTEKGKLVITGKPEKPEYQIVLSDTVKITPKVTYLNDVISLNFQPDRKSPNTARLTGYREGTGFKGTGENAKGAAVKWNAALQEPFKVAEARRDTAQKPVPNVGKPLFPFVGFGNPEKPKSETLLIKNATVWTSDEAGILPNSDVLVENGKIARIGKNLSAPNARVIDGTGKHLTPGIIDEHSHIALFSINEGGQSSSAEVRMSDVINPDDINIYRQLAGGVTMSQLLHGSANSIGGQSAVVKLKWGGNVSDMLLPEARFIKFALGENVKQANSGNPTSRYPQTRMGVEQVFMDHFNRAREYERAWDSYNSMKTKIGMPMPRRDLELDALVEILNAKRFITCHSYVQSEINMLLKVADSLGFKINTFTHILEGYKVADKMKKHGVAGSSFADWWAYKMEVKDAIPYNAAILAKVGVLTSINSDDAEMARRLNQEAAKAVEYGGIAETEALKMVTINPAKIMHLDKRTGSIKTGKDADMVLWNNHPLSIYARPDYTIVEGTIYYSTEGDEKRRDEVEKERARLVQKMVSAKTGGATAIRPPFRRQRMWHCEDVEGVMAEGEEQSESNK, from the coding sequence ATGAAAAAACTGTTTACGCTTCTCATCACCCTATCGGTATGCTCATTTGTCAAGGCCCAAACGCCTACCTTTCCCCGCAACGGCGTCTATGACGAGCGTCCTGAAATGTATGCTTTTACCAATGCCACCATCTATGCAGATGCGCGTACGGTCCTCGAAAATGCCACTTTATTGATCAAAAACGGCGTGATCGTCGGTGTGGGGAAAGACCTTCAGATCCCCAACGGCACCGTCGTGACCGATCTCAAGGGCCGCCGCATTTATCCGGCACTGATCGACATGGAGTCAGACTACGGAATGCCCGAAGTACGCCGGACCCAAGGTGCCGGACGGGGTGCTCCGCAGCAGATCGAATCCAACAAAAAAGGAGCTTACGGCTGGAATCAGGCGCTGAATCCCGAAACGGAAGCAGGGAAGCTCTTTACGGTCAACAACACCAATGCCGACGAAATGCGTAAATTGGGTTTTGCCACCGTTCTGACTCACCACCACGACGGTATCATGCGCGGAAGCGGTGCCCTGGTCACGCTGGCCACCGACAGCGAAAACAGCGTCATTGTCCGCAGCCCGGTATCGGCCCATTTATCTTTCAGCAAAGGCACTTCCGGCCAGCAATACCCCAACTCCCCCATGGGAGCCATGGCCCTCCTGCGCCAAACGTATTACGATGCCGAATGGTACAAAACCACGGGCAAGAACGTTGAATACAACATTTCGTTGGAAGCCGTCTCTACGCTGAGCAGCCTGCCAACTATCTTTGAAGCAACCGATAAATGGAGTTTACTGCGCGCCGACAAGCTCGGTGACGAGTTTAAAACCCAGTACATTTTTCGGGGCAACGGCGATGAATACCAGCGCATTGACGAAATCAAAGCCACCGGCGGCTCGCTCATTGTACCGCTCAACTTTCCGGCGGCCTTTGATGTGGAAGATGTATGGGATGCCGACAACGTAAGCCTGGCCGAGATGAAACATTGGGAAATGGCCCCCGCCAATGCCGCCGCTCTCGAAAAAGCAGGGGTTACTTTCGCCCTGACTTCTGCCTTACTGAAAACCAAAACGGACTTTTGGACCAACCTTCGCAAAGCCATTGAGCATGGCCTGTCAGAAACCAAAGCGCTGGAAGCGCTCACTACTGTGCCGGCGCAATTGCTCCAATGCGGCGATAAAGTAGGCAGCCTCAAAACCGGCGCCTGGGCCAATTTCATTATTACCTCGGGCAATCTGTTCAGCGCAGATAATGTCATCTTCGAAAACTGGATTCGCGGCAAAAAATACATCATCAATAACCTTAACCAAACCGATATTCGCGGTACATACGCGTTGACGCTTGATACCGAAAAAGGCAAACTCGTCATTACGGGAAAGCCTGAAAAACCTGAATATCAAATCGTATTGAGTGATACCGTAAAAATCACCCCCAAAGTAACCTATCTCAACGACGTTATTTCCCTCAACTTTCAGCCCGACCGGAAGTCTCCCAACACTGCCCGTCTGACCGGCTACCGTGAAGGGACGGGTTTTAAGGGAACGGGCGAAAACGCCAAAGGGGCCGCCGTTAAGTGGAATGCTGCTTTGCAGGAACCCTTCAAAGTGGCCGAAGCACGCCGCGATACCGCCCAAAAGCCCGTACCTAATGTAGGCAAGCCCCTGTTTCCGTTTGTCGGATTCGGCAATCCCGAAAAGCCTAAATCCGAAACATTGCTCATCAAAAACGCCACCGTTTGGACCAGCGATGAAGCAGGCATACTGCCCAACAGCGATGTGTTGGTCGAAAACGGCAAAATTGCCCGTATCGGCAAAAACCTATCGGCGCCCAATGCCCGCGTGATTGACGGAACCGGCAAGCACCTCACGCCCGGCATCATCGACGAGCACTCGCACATTGCGCTGTTTTCCATCAACGAAGGCGGGCAATCCAGCTCGGCGGAAGTGCGCATGAGCGATGTGATCAACCCCGACGACATCAACATTTACCGTCAGCTGGCGGGCGGTGTCACCATGTCGCAGTTATTGCATGGCTCGGCCAATTCTATCGGCGGGCAGTCGGCAGTGGTGAAACTGAAATGGGGCGGCAACGTTTCGGATATGCTGCTGCCCGAAGCCCGGTTCATTAAATTTGCGCTGGGAGAAAACGTCAAACAGGCCAACAGCGGTAACCCAACGAGCCGTTATCCTCAGACGCGGATGGGAGTTGAGCAGGTATTTATGGATCATTTCAACCGTGCGCGCGAGTATGAGCGCGCCTGGGATTCGTACAATTCCATGAAAACCAAGATCGGAATGCCGATGCCGCGCCGTGACCTTGAGCTTGATGCGCTCGTTGAAATCCTCAACGCCAAACGCTTCATTACGTGCCACTCGTATGTACAATCCGAAATCAACATGCTCCTCAAAGTCGCTGATTCGTTAGGCTTCAAAATCAACACATTTACGCACATTCTGGAAGGATACAAAGTGGCCGATAAGATGAAAAAGCACGGAGTGGCAGGCTCGTCTTTTGCCGACTGGTGGGCGTATAAAATGGAAGTAAAAGATGCCATTCCGTATAATGCCGCCATACTGGCCAAAGTGGGTGTATTGACCAGTATCAATTCAGACGACGCCGAAATGGCCCGGCGCCTGAATCAGGAAGCAGCCAAAGCGGTGGAATACGGCGGCATTGCCGAAACCGAAGCCCTTAAAATGGTGACCATCAACCCTGCCAAGATCATGCACTTAGATAAACGTACCGGCAGCATCAAGACCGGCAAAGACGCAGATATGGTACTGTGGAATAACCACCCGCTTTCCATTTACGCCCGCCCCGATTATACCATCGTGGAAGGAACGATCTACTACTCTACCGAAGGCGATGAAAAACGCCGCGACGAAGTGGAAAAAGAGCGTGCCCGTCTGGTGCAAAAAATGGTTTCTGCCAAGACCGGCGGTGCCACCGCTATCCGTCCGCCGTTTCGTCGTCAGCGCATGTGGCATTGTGAAGATGTGGAAGGCGTCATGGCCGAAGGGGAAGAGCAGAGCGAGAGCAATAAATAA
- a CDS encoding amidohydrolase family protein, giving the protein MRIRRLSHYQIKGGKSSVAPAAYFLFLISCLLFQPASAQNPAPGKPQAKPIALVGGTIHVGNGTVIDKGTLVFDKGILTAVGDAGTSFDRSATEVIDVTGKHVYPGLIAMGATTGLVEISSVRATADNQEIGALNPNVRALVAYNTDSEVIPTLRNNGLLLTQATPQGGTISGSSSVMELDGWNWEDAVLKKDDGIWLTWPPFFAREFNFDDFSVNLRKNSRRQEVINSLVQLFSDARAYSQIKNPSITNLKLEALRGLFSGGQNLYIRADNSKDIVEAVQFAKLQGVQKPVIVGAEDALRVVDFLRENNVPVVLGETHRLPGRQDEPVYQPYQLPSLLQKAGITVALSYGEAYWRTRNLPFVAGTAAGFGNLDREEALKMITSTPAKILGIDKQVGTLEKGKSATLVVCKGDILDMRSNGIEHAFIRGRKTDLDDRHKRQYKKYNDKYEIGNK; this is encoded by the coding sequence ATGAGAATCCGAAGACTTTCTCACTATCAAATAAAAGGCGGTAAGTCATCTGTTGCTCCGGCAGCTTATTTCTTATTTCTTATTTCCTGCCTCTTATTTCAACCCGCATCCGCCCAGAACCCCGCCCCGGGCAAGCCCCAGGCCAAACCTATCGCGCTGGTGGGGGGGACCATCCACGTAGGCAACGGGACAGTCATTGACAAAGGAACCCTGGTGTTTGACAAAGGAATCCTCACCGCCGTAGGCGATGCAGGTACGAGTTTTGACCGCAGCGCCACCGAAGTGATTGACGTGACCGGCAAGCACGTTTATCCGGGCCTGATCGCCATGGGCGCTACGACCGGCTTAGTGGAAATCAGCTCCGTTAGGGCCACGGCCGATAATCAGGAAATCGGGGCGCTGAATCCCAACGTGCGGGCACTGGTGGCCTATAATACTGATTCTGAGGTCATTCCTACACTGCGCAATAACGGTTTGCTGCTTACGCAAGCTACTCCGCAGGGCGGTACGATTTCGGGTTCGTCGTCGGTGATGGAACTGGACGGATGGAACTGGGAAGATGCCGTTTTGAAAAAAGACGACGGTATCTGGCTCACCTGGCCGCCCTTTTTTGCGCGCGAATTCAACTTCGATGACTTTTCGGTCAATCTCCGAAAAAACAGTCGACGCCAGGAAGTCATCAACAGTCTGGTGCAGTTATTCTCAGATGCCCGCGCATACAGCCAAATTAAAAACCCGAGCATTACCAACCTTAAATTAGAGGCCTTGCGGGGGCTGTTCAGCGGCGGCCAAAACCTGTACATCCGCGCTGACAACAGCAAAGACATCGTGGAAGCCGTGCAGTTTGCCAAACTCCAAGGAGTTCAGAAACCGGTCATCGTCGGGGCAGAAGATGCGCTGCGCGTGGTGGATTTCCTGAGAGAGAACAATGTTCCGGTGGTGCTGGGTGAAACCCACCGCCTGCCGGGCCGTCAGGATGAACCGGTGTATCAGCCTTATCAACTGCCGTCGCTGTTACAAAAAGCGGGTATCACAGTCGCACTAAGCTACGGCGAGGCCTACTGGCGTACGCGCAACTTGCCTTTTGTAGCCGGTACCGCCGCCGGGTTTGGCAACCTTGACCGCGAAGAAGCATTAAAAATGATCACCTCTACGCCTGCTAAAATTTTAGGCATTGATAAACAGGTAGGGACGCTGGAAAAAGGAAAATCAGCCACGCTCGTAGTCTGCAAAGGCGATATTCTGGACATGCGCTCCAACGGCATCGAGCATGCGTTCATCCGAGGCCGTAAAACGGATCTGGACGACCGCCATAAGCGTCAGTACAAAAAATACAACGATAAGTACGAGATCGGAAATAAATAA
- a CDS encoding DUF4412 domain-containing protein: MKQLLITIAVLLGVISAQAQQGTIEYKMTMSGQGQSNVSTSKMQFASGKVRLETNLAMPGISHKQVMLMLPDKPNTMVMLNEASKTYTEVTTKSAANDPNAAKVTVKVVGKEKLQNLNCTHIVVTMSNRPMDMWTTKDIAGYEGMMGYWKSSMSGGNDQMYNELKKAGAEGFVVKTQLKNPEGGMTMDLVKYDTKPVSAAVFTIPSDYKKGVSFDPEKIKNMTPAERRKAMEQMMKQYGGKQ; this comes from the coding sequence ATGAAACAGTTGCTTATCACCATAGCAGTTCTTTTGGGTGTCATTTCTGCACAGGCTCAACAGGGAACCATTGAATACAAAATGACGATGTCGGGGCAGGGCCAAAGCAATGTATCGACGAGCAAAATGCAGTTTGCAAGCGGAAAAGTACGTCTGGAAACCAACCTGGCGATGCCGGGCATATCGCATAAGCAGGTAATGCTGATGTTGCCAGATAAGCCCAATACCATGGTCATGCTGAATGAAGCCTCTAAAACCTACACGGAAGTAACGACAAAATCCGCCGCGAACGATCCCAATGCGGCCAAAGTCACGGTAAAAGTGGTGGGAAAAGAGAAGCTTCAAAACCTCAATTGTACTCATATTGTGGTGACGATGAGCAATCGCCCTATGGACATGTGGACCACCAAAGACATTGCCGGCTACGAGGGAATGATGGGTTATTGGAAATCAAGCATGAGCGGCGGTAATGACCAAATGTACAACGAGCTGAAAAAAGCGGGTGCGGAAGGGTTTGTGGTCAAAACACAACTGAAAAATCCCGAAGGTGGCATGACGATGGACTTGGTCAAATACGACACCAAACCCGTTTCAGCGGCCGTTTTTACGATTCCTTCAGATTATAAAAAAGGCGTTTCCTTTGATCCCGAAAAGATTAAAAATATGACACCCGCCGAACGGCGCAAGGCGATGGAACAGATGATGAAGCAATACGGAGGGAAGCAGTAG
- a CDS encoding transposase produces the protein MLDRGYANAWTIEWMNEFKQDFLVRWKKTHLLCHSEKGTKQTHLLARSFKAVGRKMLRDNQRKISKYVTIAYTQVTHADFKDKSLWLIIVRDKKSLQPPMYLLTSIAITNTRLAWEMCHSYMHRWNIEQTFRCSKAELGMESPRLWFWENRLKLLAIVALVYDFLLMLLRNWSHWIPLFLRHWCHRTGNRYRNASIPIYRLRLAISHVLYTACCACQTSG, from the coding sequence GTGTTAGACCGAGGTTATGCCAATGCCTGGACGATTGAATGGATGAATGAGTTTAAACAGGACTTTTTAGTTCGTTGGAAGAAAACACATCTATTATGCCATTCTGAAAAAGGAACCAAACAGACTCATTTATTAGCTCGCTCTTTCAAAGCAGTGGGGCGTAAAATGCTTCGTGATAACCAACGCAAAATCAGTAAGTATGTCACGATCGCTTACACACAGGTCACTCACGCTGATTTCAAAGATAAATCCCTATGGCTCATTATCGTACGTGACAAAAAAAGTTTACAGCCCCCTATGTATCTGCTAACCTCCATTGCCATTACCAATACTCGATTGGCTTGGGAGATGTGTCATTCTTATATGCATCGCTGGAATATAGAGCAAACCTTTAGATGTAGTAAAGCCGAATTGGGTATGGAGTCACCCAGGCTTTGGTTCTGGGAAAATAGACTCAAATTACTTGCTATTGTAGCATTAGTCTATGATTTTCTGCTGATGTTATTGAGAAATTGGAGCCATTGGATTCCGCTTTTTCTCAGACATTGGTGCCATAGAACAGGAAATCGGTACCGAAACGCTTCGATACCGATTTACAGATTAAGACTCGCCATCTCCCACGTGCTTTACACTGCTTGTTGCGCTTGCCAAACTTCGGGATGA
- a CDS encoding NmrA family NAD(P)-binding protein: MYVITGATGNTGHAIAEALLAAGKEVKAVVRNAAKGARLAEKGAQLAIGTLEDAAFLKETFNGADAVYLLIPPKWDVKDWRAYQREIIQNFVEALQDSGVKYAVVLSSMGAHMPTGAGPVSGLYELEQALKTVGGLNVLNLRAAYFMENFYGNIGMIKAAGIQGYALRSDLKMPLVHTRDIAALAIRHLLALDFEGHSHVFVAGAADYTMPEATAVLSAAVGQPFYYVQFSPADARAGMLGAGIPETIADGYNELFDGLNSGEYLKGYERNADNTTPTTLEEFAKNEFAPAFKA, from the coding sequence ATGTACGTTATTACAGGAGCCACCGGAAACACAGGGCATGCCATCGCCGAAGCGCTGCTTGCCGCAGGAAAAGAAGTAAAAGCCGTTGTTCGTAATGCCGCTAAAGGAGCCAGGCTTGCCGAAAAAGGGGCACAATTAGCCATTGGGACGTTAGAAGATGCTGCTTTTTTGAAAGAAACATTCAATGGAGCGGATGCTGTCTATTTGTTGATTCCCCCAAAATGGGACGTGAAGGATTGGCGGGCCTATCAGCGCGAAATTATTCAAAATTTTGTGGAAGCCTTGCAGGATTCGGGAGTAAAGTACGCTGTTGTGTTGAGTTCAATGGGTGCCCACATGCCAACGGGAGCAGGGCCGGTGAGCGGTCTTTATGAGTTGGAACAGGCGCTGAAAACCGTCGGAGGGCTTAACGTTCTGAACTTAAGGGCGGCTTATTTTATGGAGAATTTTTACGGAAATATCGGTATGATCAAAGCGGCCGGTATTCAGGGATATGCGCTGCGGTCTGATTTGAAGATGCCGCTCGTGCACACCCGCGACATTGCAGCATTGGCTATTAGGCACTTGCTGGCGCTTGACTTTGAAGGGCATTCGCATGTATTTGTTGCGGGTGCCGCCGATTATACCATGCCTGAAGCAACGGCCGTACTGAGCGCAGCGGTCGGTCAACCGTTTTACTATGTACAATTTTCGCCGGCGGATGCTCGGGCAGGAATGCTCGGTGCGGGAATCCCCGAAACCATTGCCGATGGATACAATGAACTCTTTGACGGCCTGAATTCCGGTGAATACCTCAAGGGCTACGAGCGGAATGCCGACAATACGACCCCAACCACGTTGGAAGAATTTGCCAAAAATGAATTTGCCCCGGCGTTTAAGGCGTAG
- a CDS encoding TetR/AcrR family transcriptional regulator has product MTDTRTEILQKNFEAIHRNGFQGVRADKVVVEMGITKGALYHYFPNKFDLGYAILDELVAPRYLSIWKPFEQSDKNFESVLLTTLDFYRSFAQTDEQIKLGCPLTNLTQEMPPLDEGFRKRLYRITHQMQQQIETGLKNAQLAGEFKLDFNPTQTAFFYLSSIEGGFSVAKAMQSRAIFEMVIVQLKQFTESLKG; this is encoded by the coding sequence ATGACCGATACACGTACCGAAATATTGCAAAAAAACTTCGAGGCAATTCATCGAAACGGCTTTCAGGGAGTTCGTGCGGATAAGGTGGTGGTCGAAATGGGCATTACTAAAGGAGCTTTGTATCATTATTTTCCCAATAAATTTGACTTGGGCTACGCTATTTTGGATGAATTGGTAGCTCCGCGCTATCTTTCTATCTGGAAACCCTTTGAGCAGTCGGACAAGAACTTTGAATCGGTATTGCTCACAACCTTGGATTTTTACCGCAGTTTTGCCCAAACGGATGAGCAAATTAAACTTGGCTGCCCGTTGACGAACCTTACGCAGGAAATGCCGCCTTTAGATGAAGGTTTTCGTAAAAGACTCTATCGAATCACCCATCAAATGCAGCAACAAATAGAGACAGGGTTGAAAAATGCCCAATTAGCGGGAGAATTTAAGCTTGATTTTAACCCAACCCAAACCGCCTTCTTTTATCTGTCGTCCATTGAAGGAGGGTTTAGCGTAGCCAAAGCTATGCAAAGCCGCGCCATATTTGAAATGGTCATTGTCCAGTTAAAGCAATTTACCGAAAGCCTCAAAGGCTGA